The nucleotide sequence AACTCCGGTTGGACGTAAGCAAGAATCGTAAGATCAAAAACACGTCCAACTTATACACATTAATCATGCCAAAGAAGCTCAAGGATAATAAGGGTAGTGTCTCACAGACACGAGGGGTAGTGTCTCACAGACACGGGGGTAGTGTCTCACAGACACCCAATCATAATCATTTAAAAGAACCATTATTAAATAAGATTGATTGTATGAACACACACAAAGAACTCGATTCCTCTTCTGAATCTATTCAAAATGAACTATATGAATCTCTGAATAAATATATCCCTAAATACTTTTATATCGAAGGAATCCCTGTTGGATTGGAATACATAGATGAGATTTTCCTCATGTTAATCACTCAATTCTCGGATCATCTCGATCCTGAGATCGTCGAAATTGCCGCTAAACGATACTTTGACCGAACCGCTAAAATTGCACTGGGGACACCAAACGGTGTTGAAATGACTCTCGAAGTGCGCGAACCAGTAGCGCTATTCCAAATATGTTATAAAGAATC is from Paenibacillus crassostreae and encodes:
- a CDS encoding helix-turn-helix domain-containing protein, whose amino-acid sequence is MSNERIEYIQDDGQLRVFIVPVDIMDVPDLSIYEQMVYMVLRSYVNPTDPTAFPSYPTIAKRGRMSRSSAIRAVEGLVQKGLITKELRLDVSKNRKIKNTSNLYTLIMPKKLKDNKGSVSQTRGVVSHRHGGSVSQTPNHNHLKEPLLNKIDCMNTHKELDSSSESIQNELYESLNKYIPKYFYIEGIPVGLEYIDEIFLMLITQFSDHLDPEIVEIAAKRYFDRTAKIALGTPNGVEMTLEVREPVALFQICYKESIALYKAKYNHATRRP